Proteins found in one Emys orbicularis isolate rEmyOrb1 chromosome 23, rEmyOrb1.hap1, whole genome shotgun sequence genomic segment:
- the NFYC gene encoding nuclear transcription factor Y subunit gamma: MSTDGGFGAAGSSDAQQSLQSFWPRVMEEIRNLTVKDFRVQELPLARIKKIMKLDEDVKMISAEAPVLFAKAAQIFITELTLRAWIHTEDNKRRTLQRNDIAMAITKFDQFDFLIDIVPRDELKPPKRQEEVRQAVTPAEPVQYYFTLAQQPAAVQVQGQQQGQQTTTSTTTIQPGQIIIAQPQQGQTTPVTMQVGEGQQVQIVQAQPQGQTQQAQSGTGQTMQVMQQIITNTGEIQQIPVQLNAGQLQYIRLAQPVSGTQVVQGQIQTLAANAQQITQTEVQQGQQQFSQFTDGQQLYQIQQVTMPAGQDITQPMFIQSTNQTSDGQAPQVAGD; this comes from the exons ATGTCCACAGATGGTGGCTTTGGCGCCGCTGGCAGTAGTGATGCTCAGCAAAGCCTGCAGTCTTTCTGGCCTCGGGTCATGGAGGAGATTCGAAATCTAACAGTG AAAGACTTCAGAGTGCAGGAACTCCCACTGGCTCGTATTAAGAAGATTATGAAACTGGATGAAGATGTGAAG ATGATTAGTGCTGAAGCTCCTGTGCTGTTTGCCAAGGCTGCTCAAATATTCATAACAGAATTGACGCTACGGGCATGGATACACACTGAAGATAACAAGCGGAGGACTCTGCAG AGGAATGATATTGCCATGGCAATTACAAAGTTTGATCAATTTGACTTTCTCATCGATATTGTTCCAAGGGATGAACTTAAACCTCCAAAACGTCAG GAAGAGGTGCGCCAGGCTGTGACTCCTGCTGAGCCTGTCCAGTACTATTTCACGCTTGCTCAACAGCCTGCCGCAGTACAGGtacaggggcaacagcagggacAACAGACCACCACATCCACTACTACCATCCAGCCAGGACAGATCATCATTGCTCAGCCTCAGCAAGGACAG ACCACCCCAGTGACGATGCAGGTTGGTGAGGGTCAACAGGTACAGATCGTCCAGGCACAGCCACAAGGACAAACGCAGCAGGCTCAGAGTGGAACTGGGCAGACCATGCAAGTCATGCAGCAGATAATCACCAACACAGGAGAAATCCAGCAAATTCCG GTTCAACTGAATGCTGGCCAGCTGCAGTATATCCGCTTAGCTCAGCCGGTATCAGGCACCCAGGTAGTCCAGGGACAGATCCAGACGCTTGCAGCCAACGCACAGCAG ATTACACAAACAGAAGTCCAGCAAGGACAGCAGCAGTTCAGCCAGTTCACAGATGGACAG CAACTCTATCAGATTCAGCAAGTGACCATGCCTGCAGGTCAGGACATCACCCAGCCCATGTTTATTCAGTCCACCAATCAGACTTCTGATGGACAAGCGCCTCAGGTGGCAGGGGACTGA